A window of the Gossypium hirsutum isolate 1008001.06 chromosome A05, Gossypium_hirsutum_v2.1, whole genome shotgun sequence genome harbors these coding sequences:
- the LOC107959088 gene encoding LOW QUALITY PROTEIN: ras-related protein RABE1c (The sequence of the model RefSeq protein was modified relative to this genomic sequence to represent the inferred CDS: substituted 1 base at 1 genomic stop codon): MAAPPARARADYDYLIKLLLIGDSGVGKSCLLLRFSDGSFTTSFITTIGIDFKIRTIELDGKRIKLQIWDTAGQERFRTITTAYYRGAMGILLVYDVTDESSFNNIRNWIRNIEQHASDNVNKILVGNKADMDESKRAVPTSKGQALADEYGIKFSKQXSAKTNLNVEEVFFSIARDIKQRLVDTDSKAEPSTIKINKPDQAAGGGQAAQRPACCGST, from the exons ATGGCTGCTCCACCAGCAAGAGCTAGAGCTGATTACGATTACCTTATTAAGCTTCTATTGATCGGCGACAGTG GTGTTGGTAAGAGTTGCCTACTTTTACGGTTCTCAGATGGTTCCTTTACGACCAGCTTTATCACCACCATTGG TATTGATTTTAAGATAAGAACCATTGAGCTTGATGGCAAACGGATAAAGCTCCAAATTTGGGATACAGCTGGGCAGGAGCGGTTCAGGACAATCACAACTG CTTACTATCGTGGAGCCATGGGCATCTTGCTGGTCTATGATGTCACGGATGAATCCTCCTTCAACA ATATTAGGAATTGGATTCGCAACATTGAACAGCATGCATCAGATAATGTTAACAAGATATTGGTCGGAAACAAGGCAGACATGGATGAAAGCAAAAGG gCCGTGCCAACCTCAAAGGGACAAGCTCTTGCGGACGAGTATGGAATCAAATTTTCGAAACAGTAA AGTGCAAAGACTAACCTAAATGTGGAGGAAGTTTTCTTTTCAATAGCAAGGGACATAAAGCAAAGACTCGTCGATACTGACTCAAAGGCTGAG CCTTCAACAATTAAGATCAATAAACCTGACCAGGCAGCTGGGGGTGGTCAAGCTGCACAAAGACCGGCTTGCTGTGGTTCAACCTAA
- the LOC107959087 gene encoding uncharacterized protein, whose product MSFQNKSFWMAKGPPHVSDGDAAFDNPSRIEPKRSHGWFVDADSQLFPNKKQAVQAANNKSSSGISNSNVPPWENVSSFQSVPSHFIDRLFGSESERSVSFTERNISPIEADNMRRKSIEDHFGEDASFGLSISPSIEDPETCFNYGGIRKVKVNQVKDSDSGMHDPKELSFSRESNSEMSNIEAYNGENENSFISMGHSYDKRCDNVAVMSHTYNRDDMRITTPAYSKDNEIPISMANSYVKEDANILSFGGFHEEHEIIPVGRPLGSFDPSYCQSANPTLEDGSGKQLDASAAGSIPSATQTAKLRSESAARTKPEFKSSKKDAPNSFPSNVRSLISTGMLDGVPVKYVSLSREELCGVIKGSGYLCGCQSCNFSKVLNAYEFERHAGCKTKHPNNHIYFENGKTIYQIVQELRSTPESLLFDTIQTVFGAPINQKSFRIWKESFQAATRELQRIYGKEELNL is encoded by the exons ATG TCTTTTCAGAATAAGAGTTTTTGGATGGCAAAGGGTCCTCCACATGTGTCTGATGGAGATGCAGCATTCGATAATCCTTCAAGAATCGAACCCAAGCGATCACATGGTTGGTTTGTTGATGCTGATTCGCAGCTGTTCCCTAACAAGAAGCAAGCTGTACAAGCTGCAAACAACAAATCAAGTTCAGGAATTTCTAATTCAAATGTTCCGCCTTGGGAAAATGTTTCCAGTTTTCAGTCTGTTCCTAGCCATTTTATTGATCGGTTGTTTGGTTCCGAATCTGAAAGGTCTGTCAGTTTCACTGAAAGGAACATATCTCCCATAGAAGCAGATAACATGAGACGAAAAAGCATTGAAGATCATTTTGGTGAAGATGCATCTTTTGGTTTGTCAATATCTCCTTCAATTGAAGATCCTGAAACATGCTTTAATTATGGTGGAATTAGGAAAGTTAAGGTCAATCAAGTTAAGGACTCCGATTCCGGTATGCATGATCCAAAGGAACTTAGTTTTAGTAGGGAAAGTAACAGTGAGATGTCTAATATTGAGGCGTATAATGGGGAAAATGAAAATAGTTTTATTTCAATGGGGCATAGCTACGATAAGCGGTGTGATAATGTTGCAGTAATGAGTCATACCTATAACAGGGATGATATGCGTATCACCACTCCTGCCTACAGTAAGGATAATGAAATTCCAATATCAATGGCCAACAGTTATGTTAAAGAGGATGCCAATATTCTTTCTTTCGGTGGCTTTCATGAAGAACATGAGATTATCCCTGTGGGCAGGCCTCTTGGTAGCTTTGACCCATCATACTGTCAATCTGCCAATCCAACACTGGAAGACGGTTCTGGAAAACAGCTGGACGCATCAGCTGCTGGTTCCATTCCAAGTGCAACTCAAACTGCTAAACTAAGATCTGAATCTGCTGCAAGGACTAAGCCAGAGTTCAAATCATCAAAGAAAGATGCCCCAAACAGCTTCCCTTCAAATGTCAGAAGTTTGATATCGACTGGTATGCTTGATGGTGTACCTGTGAAGTACGTATCCTTGTCACGGGAG GAGCTTTGTGGAGTTATAAAAGGTTCTGGCTATCTTTGCGGGTGTCAATCATGTAACTTTTCCAAG GTGCTGAATGCATATGAGTTTGAGCGCCATGCTGGTTGCAAAACCAAGCATCCGAACAATCACATTTACTTTGAGAATGGAAAGACCATCTATCAAATAGTACAAGAACTGAGGAGCACACCTGAGAGCCTGTTGTTCGATACAATTCAAACCGTTTTTGGTGCACCGATTAATCAGAAATCTTTTCGCATTTGGAAAG AATCATTTCAAGCAGCAACTCGCGAACTTCAGCGCATTTATGGGAAAGAAGAATTAAATCTATAG